Proteins encoded together in one Bombus pascuorum chromosome 16, iyBomPasc1.1, whole genome shotgun sequence window:
- the LOC132915302 gene encoding E3 ubiquitin-protein ligase XIAP-like, protein MLPMQTINPMSSVPSTSRGIQERCDLRFETARLLTFRNWPVYVAIPLAAAGFFYTGTSNTIKCFVCQVKLNYRLEPNTPMQIHKAYSPECGFVRNQNCGNVPMKRQSRLGSRTVSKEATSKYHTYESRLGTFATWPNTHIKSEELADAGFYFNGVNDTVVCHHCGIAMDNWSPGEDPWNRHAISSPGCCYTIKARGLEYIKNVTGQDFYETPTEARIETTVGNHERSHDENETDEMTLVEKCAALEQENQELEDARSCKVCMRREATIAFLPCGHLATCNYCAPAFLKCIICREEVKAVVRIASA, encoded by the exons ATGTTGCCGATGCAAACGATTAATCCAATGTCGTCGGTTCCATCGACGTCGCGTGGCATTCAAGAACGATGTGATCTTCGTTTTGAAACAGCAAGACTCTTGACTTTTCGAAACTGGCCTGTATATGTTGCCATTCCCCTTGCAGCAGCAGGATTCTTTTATACGGGCACATCGAATacaatcaaatgtttcgtgtgTCAAGTGAAGTTAAATTACCGTTTAGAGCCTAATACTCCCATGCAAATTCACAAGGCATATTCACCAGAGTGCGGATTCGTCCGCAATCAAAATTGCGGCAATGTGCCAATGAAAAGACAGAGCCGCTTGGGATCAAGAACAGTTAGCAAAGAAGCAACTTCGAAATATCATACTTACGAATCCAGATTAGGCACATTCGCAACATGGCctaatacacatataaaaagtgaagaaTTAGCCGATGCAGGCTTCTACTTCAACGGAGTAAATGATACGGTTGTCTGTCACCATTGTGGAATTGCTATGGACAATTGGAGTCCAGGAGAAGACCCGTGGAATCGACATGCAATTTCGTCTCCTGGATGTTGTTATACAATCAAAGCACGGGGTttggaatatattaagaatgtaACAGGCCAAGACTTTTACGAAACTCCTACAGAA gcaCGAATAGAAACTACAGTTGGCAATCATGAGAGATCccatgatgaaaatgaaactgacGAGATGACTCTCGTTGAGAAATGTG CTGCTCTGGAACAAGAAAATCAGGAATTGGAGGATGCTCGATCGTGTAAAGTTTGCATGAGACGAGAAGCAACAATTGCATTCCTACCTTGCGGACATCTCGCAACATGTAATTATTGCGCCCCTGCTTTTCTGAAATGCATAATTTGCCGGGAAGAAGTTAAAGCTGTAGTTCGTATAGCTTCTGCTTAA